AACTTTACACTGTTCAAATATTAAAAACAAAATAATAAAAAGATAAAACAATGGACAAAAAAACCCTTTACATCGACATGGATGGCGTGCTGGTTGACTTCCAGAGCGGAATTGATCAGTTATCACTTGAAACACAAAAAGAATTCGAAAACAGACTTGATGAAGTACCAGGGATTTTTGATCTGATGAAACCCATGCCAGGTGCCATCGAAGCTTATGAGCGGTTATGTGAAAAATTCGACACCTACATCCTGAGCACTGCGCCCTGGGAAAACCCATCGGCATGGAGCGACAAACTGCTGTGGGTACAAAAACATCTCGGGAAAGTTGCTTACAAGCGGTTGATCCTGTCGCACCACAAAAACCTGCTCAAAGGCCATTTCATCATTGATGATAACACCAGACGGGGAGTAGACAAATTTCAGGGCGAGCATATTTGCTTCGCCACCGCTAAGTTCCCCGACTGGAAAACGGTGGTAGATTATCTGGAAACAAAGCTTGAAAAGGAGGAAAAACTCAAAGCAGTACCTGTTGGGCCGGATACGGCAATCCTGTTTTCGATCCTGCATTCCATCAATGGCATCGAAGCGCTGTATCAAATCTGGCAGCAGGACATCTACCGCGCCAACAGCGTCATTTTTCTGAACGAGGATGTTGACGGCATGAGCCAGGAAGCAATTGAAGAGATGGTGAAAAAGGATACCGTTTATGTAAAAGGATCGGGCACCAGTTTCGCAAAAAGCGATAGCGGCTATACATTCTTTAATTTCAATTTTCAGGATGTTGAGGATGATTTCTCCTTTGACAATGAAGCAGCCCGAAAAGAATCTGACAAAGCTCATAAAAGAGCTGATAGATGGAGAGAAGAGATTGCAAAAAGAGATGAAGGATATAAAAAGCAGCGTCCGGTATAGGCACAATCAAAGTAACTATTTAGATGGTAAAATCTAACTCCACATCACCATGACCCCATCCCCAACCCTTCTCCGCCAGTTGGCGGAAATGGAGGCCCGCCGCACAAGCCGCATCAGCGGCCAGTGCGTTGGCATTCTCTCCGTCGGCTGACGGAGGAGTTAGAGGGGGTCTCAGGAAGCTACCCTTTTGGTAAGAGCCAATAAGAAGCACCCGAAATAGAAACAATCAAAACAACATTTTCATTTAAAAAAACTTTAACAAAATGGCAGTTCACGCAAAAGACCTGATCAATATCATTGTTAGTCCTACCTCTGACATCATTACCATCATCATCGACTATGGTAAATTGAAGCAGAAACTACAAAATCCCGAAAGCCATACGTGGTATTTCAATCAGGGCCTCGAATCTCACCAGGCAAAACTAAGTGACCTAAAAAAGAAATTTGAAAGCTTTCGGAGTGATTTTAACGACTTCGATTTAGACGAATTAATCAGCAAGTTAAACGAAGTCAAAACCGAAAAAAGCGAGATTCCGAGAAGAATGGGTCTGATTCAACAAATTCATCTGGCATCAGTGCTATCAAGAATGAAATATCTGGAATCCCTGATAGAGATGAAAAGCAGGATAAGTGAGATGATGCCCATCGATTATTACATCGAAAACGGTGACGCTCTTTTGACAATAACCGGCTGGGAAGCTGAGAAATGAAAACGAGCAAACCCATAATTTCAGTAGCTTTGTGGAAAACATGCGCCATGCAAGCATTTCGATAAAAAGGAAGTGATAAAATCAGTGTAGAACCTGTTGGCAATAATTGTAAATCATCAAATAAAACTCCAAAAAAATGCTCAAAACAAAAGAATTCAAACAGATGCTGGACAAAACCTCAGCCCTGATTCCCGATCTTTTAGCAGCCTCAACCACGCAACAGGAAGAGGTGGCCGCCTTGGTCGCTTTGCTTACCATTCGGCTGGGCTTGCTCGAAGACCTCGCCGAAGAAATTACCCATCCCGATTTTGAAGAAAATTTCCGTGTAATGCGGGAGAGCATCTTTGAAGTCGTGCAGCTGATAAATGAGCGGGTTTGATATCCGGCACACCGGAGCGCCTGCTAAACCGGGAGATTGTAATTGATAAATGAAAACCTGTGGTATTTTAAGATAAAAAAAACGCTATGAAAAACCCCCGCTATCTCACCAAGTCCCGTTTTAAGCTGGCGCTGGATTGTGAAACCAAACTTTTTTATACCAACAAAAAGGAATATCCCGACGAGCGCATCGACGACGCTTTTCTTGAAGCATTGGCCGAGGGCGGATTCCAGGTTGGCGAACTGGCAAAGATGTATCATCCCGGAGGCATCGAAATCCCTTATGGCTCGTACGATGATATGGTAAACGAAACCCTCCGGCTGCTCAACCAGGAGAAAGTGATCATTTACGAAGCCACCATAAAGTTTCAAAACCTGCTCATACGCGTGGATGTGCTGGTGAAAGATGGAAATACCATCGACCTGATCGAAGTAAAAGCCAAGTCGTTTGAAGGCAATGATTCGTTTGACCTATTAGGTAAAAACGGAGCCTTGGCCTCAGGATGGAAACCCTACGTATATGATGTTGCGTTTCAGAAGCTCGTGATGACGAAGGCTTTTCCACATTTTAAAATACGTTCGTACTTGTGCCTGGCCAATAAGAAAAGCGAGGCTACGGTGGAAGGATTAAATCAAAATTTCCTGTTGGTAAAAAATAATGGACGGACAGGCTGCGTGTGCAAAGCCGGGCTTACAAAAGCCGATTTGGGTGCGGAAATATTGATCAATGTGGACGTGGATGAAATTCTTGCCAGCATTTATAACCAAAACGATTTCTCGCCAACCCGCGTGCGCTCTTTTGAAGAATGGGTGTTTTACCTGGCTGATCACTATGCACGGGATGAAAAGATAAAACCAATCATAGCCGGGAAATGTAAGGGCTGCGAATTCAGATGCAGCGCTGAGGAGGAAAAATCTGGATCAAAGAATGGATTTAAAGAGTGCTGGAAAGAAAGTTTTCGACTTGCCGACAGCGATTTCGATAAACCCGCCATGCTCGATATTTGGAACTTCCGGCGGAAAGACAAAATGATTGCTGGAGGTAAAATTTTCATGAAAGACGTTACCGAAGACGATCTCAGTGACCGTCCTTATTCCGGCAATGGAATGTCGCCCAAAGAGCGCCAGTGGCAGCAGATACAAAAGGCTGTGAACAACGATCAGGCGCCTGAAATAGATGCCGCGGGATTAAAAGCTGAAATGAAAACCTGGAAATATCCGCTTCATTTTATCGACTTCGAAACCACCGCTGTGGCCATTCCCTTCCACAAAGGCATGCGGCCTTACGAGGGTGTCGCCTTTCAGTATTCGCATCATATAGCCTATGCGGATGGAAGGATAGATCATGCCGGCGAGTACCTGAACACCAAAAAAGGTACGTTCCCGAATTTTGAATTTGTGCGGCATCTGAAGGCCGAACTTGAGCAGGACGAAGGCACCATCTTCAGATACCACAACCACGAAAACACCTACCTCAACATGATTCACCGGCAACTGTCCGACGCGGATATCGATGAAGTAAAAGATAAGGTTGAGCTTATGGAGTGGATCAAAACCATCACGCATAGCACCAAATCTTCGGCAGAAAGCTGGACGGGAGCGCGGGATATGGTGGATTTGTTTCAGATGGTGAAGCGATATTATTACGACCCGCGGATGGGTGGCTCCATCTCACTTAAGGCGGTTCTGCCCGCTGTGTTGAATTCGAGCAACTATCTAAAAAATAAATATTCACAGCCCATTTATGGTGCCGTTGGCGGGATGAAGAGCCTGAATTTCACTGATCAGATTTGGATAAAAATGGATGATGACGGCAAGGCAATCAGCCCGTACAAACAATTACCACCCATTTACGAAGCGGTGGATATGGAAGATATTGAGCGTTTAATAAATGGCGATCACCTGGCTGATGGTGGCGCTGCCATGACCGCTTATTCCCGCATGCAGTTTACCGAAATGAGCGACCTCGAAAGCCAGGAAGTCCAAAAGGCTTTGCTAAAATATTGCGAGCTCGACACCCTGGCGATGGTAATGATTTGGGAGTATTGGAAGAAGGAGATCACTGCTTTAGCTCGGAATTAATCTGTTTCTATTTTTGCAGGCTAAGCCTGCTTTTCTAGTTATCAGAACAGGCTAAGCTTGTTAAAAAAATGCGGACGAGGTTGTGCCTCGTCCAAACTCCGAAAGCATTAAATTCAAGCCACTTTAATAAAGGTGGCGTACATTTTCTTTATTTTTGTCAAAAATATTTAGCTATGCAAACAATTCGTTTAAAAGTAAGTGATAAAATCGTCGGTAATCTCATGTGGTTTTTGCGTCGGTTCAGTAGCGATGAAATTGAGATACTAAGCGAGAACAACCAATTCCTCTCAGTTCAAGAATATCTGGAAAACGAATTGTTGGCAATGGAAAGCGGGCAGCCTGATTACATCAATATTGATGAATTGGAAAAGCATCTTGAAAAATCCATTCGAAAGTATGAAGATTAAAATCACACCCATTTTCAGAGATCGGTTGAGTGCGCAGGTTGAATTTATTGCTAAAGATAAACCCACTGCTGCTAGAAACTTCAAAACCGATATTCTTAATTGCATTAAAGAAATCCCAAAAAGTCCTTATGCATACCGCCGATCCATCTTTTTTAATCGAGCTGATGTAAGAGATATGATTTTTAAAGGATATATCGTGGTTTTTAAAGTTGATGAAAGTAATCAGATAATTGAGATTTTTGGTTTTTGTAAGTGGCAGGAGAACCCCTCTAAATAATAAGTTTGAGTAAGAATGAGGACGAGGCACAGCCTCCTCCAGTCACCATGATGTTTCTTAACAATCCAGTTACACAAACGCATTTCTCTAACCAACCGGACGGAATTACATATTTTCAGTAGTTTTGTATTTAAATTTATTCGAGATGACACAAGAAGCAATTAAGTTGGAATTGATTGAGTGGCTGACAAAACTCCAAAGCAACGAAACCATCCATTATTTAAAAATTATCAAAGATTCGATGAAAGAGGAAAATGATTGGTGGAGCAGCCTGAGCAGCGAACAAATATCCGGGATTGAGCGTGGATTAAAAGATATAGATGAAGGCAGAACGATTGCGCATGAAACAGTAAAACAACGTTATGAACTATAGCTTTCCTGTTATCTGGTCGGAGGAGGCAGTAAGAAATTTGGAAGAAACCCTTGATTATCTTGTGAACCGATGGACACAGAGGGAGGTAAATAATTTTAAAACAAAACTTTCCCGGCAACTGAATTTAATCTCTCAAAACCCTAAACTATTTCCTGTTTCAGGCATTCAGCCTCGTTTAAGAAAAGCCGTTTTAAGCAGTCAAACCACCATCTTTTACGAGTTTAAAAACGATTCGGTTTATATCGTTTATCTTTTCAATAATGCTAAAAACCCGGATAAAATCAAATAGCTTCTTTATCACCTTCTACTAATTTTATCAGAATCAGTCCCTCTAAAAAAGTACGAAGTCCAAAAGGCTTTGCTAAAATATTGCGAACTCGACACCCTGGCGATGGTAATGATTTGGGAGTATTGGGAGAAGGAAATGTAAATTTCTCACCGCTCACCGTTCACCCGCTCATCTCTCACCGCTCACCGCTCACTTCCCCATGCACATAATACATCCCAAACATCCCGATCATGGCATCGAAGCGTCGCAGGTTGTCTTCGCCGTATTTGGAAAGGTTTTCATAAATCTTGTTGAGCTTCTTGGGCTTTGTCAGGTTGCTGCCCGACTTCGAGAAAAACTTATCGGCATAGCACAGTATTTTTTCTTCCACCGTAACGGGCATCATGTCGCGGTGGGGCAGCGGCAGATTGAGACGTATGATCTCTTCGCGCGGGATGCCCGTGCCGGTGTGGCGTTCGGCAAAAAGCGCAACTTCTTCGGGCAATCCTTCTCGTTCCAGAATTTCCCGCCCCAGATAGCCGTGGCAGATGTAGGGATGATCGCCAAAGCAGCCGATGTCGGGCGCCGATGTTTGGATGATGCCAATGTCGTGCAGCATTGCCGCCAGCGCCAGAAGTTCGGTGTCGGGCGCGAGGTGTTTATTTTTAGCTGCGATCTTCAGCGCCAGATCACGCACAGCCGTGGAGTGTGCAATCAGAATATTATAAACCAACGTGTCGGGCGGAGCATATTTTTGAAGGATCTTTATGGGATCGAAATCTTGATACATTTTTAAAAAATTGTTTTTAAAACAAGTCAAAAATCAGTCGCAGGTAAACGTAAGCATCGGGGGCAAAATCGCTGTAGCCTTCCAGGTTCACATTTTTCCAGGCCACCTGCACACCTGGGTCAATCGACACCGACTCGTTGAGGATAAACTTCACGCCGCCATTGAGGAAAATGCCAAAGCCGATGCCGCCCTGGTAAATGTCGTACTCGTAGGCGTTGCCGCCCGGGCCTGGGATGAAGCCGCTACTACCGTAGCGGTTGATGAGCGAGTATTGCTGTTTGCCAATCTCAATCCGGCTTTCGAGCACGCGTGTGCTGTTCATCTGCAAACCCGTTTCGATGAAAATACTGGTGTATCCGCCTACCCGGTAAAACTTGCTGATGCCCACATCGATGGTTACCTGCTCCTGCTTGCCGCGGATGTAACCGGTGCGCAGAGCCGGCTCGCTGAAATAAGTTACCGAATCGATCACCATCTGAAAAACTCCGCTGGCGACCAGTTTTACATAGTTCGACTGCAGGAAAATTCCCGTGGTGTTATTAAAATTATACTTCACGTAAAAGCCCGGCATGATGGTGGCGTTGTATTTCATGTTGAGCGGATAATAAATCCACCAGGCTTTTTCCCCATCGGAAATGCCATACTCCCGCTTCCACTCTTCCAGTGACGAAGACCATTCCGGCGGGATATTATCATCGGTGGTTCTGTAAATATTATTGCTGTTGAGTTCCTGAAAAATCTCCTCGTACCAATATTTGTTGCTCAGCACATACTCGATGTTGTTTTCGTTGAAACGCTCACCGCTAAAGTATTGTGCCGAATAATTATTAGAAAAATACAAGCCCATGTTGATGGCAAAGCGCCAGCCCGTCAGGTCGTATTCCGACCAGTTGCGTTCCTCGGGGGTAAATCGCGGCATGCGCGCCTGGGCATTGATGTTGGCTGTAGCCAAAAAGGTGATCAACACGAGCATGCCTGCAACGATTATGGCGGGTTTAAGATTTTTCATAATAGCTTTTATAAAATTCTGAAAAGCAAAAATAGATAAAAACCTTTCGGTAGGAAACCGGAAATAACAAATGGCTAACGACAAATCGCAAATAGTTAATGACTACTAAAGATGGATTTGGGATTTGTCACCCGGGATTTATTTGTCTTTTCATTTTCGTCTTTTATCTTTCATCTTGCCCCACCATAATCCTCCCTTATTCAAATGCAGGTGCAATGGCGTAGGTTTTCACTGCAGTGGAAAAAGCCTTGTCGAAAGCCGCTCTGTCTATTGTTACCGGAATCTGGTTCTGGTCGCAATACTCGAGGAGGTGGCGCGTGTTGAGATTTCCCACCAGCTCGTAGCCAGACATCGGGCAGCCGCCCAGTCCGCTCATCACACCATCAAAACGACGGCATCCTGACCGGTAAGCAGCGTCCACCTTTTCGAACCAGTTGTGCTCGTGGGTATGCAGATGCAGCCCCACATCGGCACAAAGCAATTCGCTTTTGATACGACTGAAAACCTCGCCAACCATTTTACCATCGGCCACGCCAATAATATCCGACAGCGCCACCACGTCGATGTCGCGACGGCAAAGCCAATCCATCCATTCTATAATCATGTCGATGCTCCATTTGTCGCCGTAAGGATTTCCAAAAGCCATTGAAAGATAAACAAGTAGCTTTTTATTTTTCTGCTGACATAAATTCTGCAGCGCCTCCACAGTGGCCTGCGCCTGTAGTAAGGTTGAATTGATATTTAATTTGAGAAAGGTCTCAGAAAACGAAAACGGGAATCCCAGATAGGTCACCTCGTCGAATGATGCCGCCATGCGGGCGCCTTTCAGATTGCCAATAATGGCCATCAGCTTCGATTCTGTGTGGCTCATGTCCAGCATGCCAATTACTTCGGCGGTGTCACGCAACTGCGGAATTGCTTTCGGCGACACAAAACTCCCAAAATCGACAATATCGAAACCCACCTGCAGGATGTCGTTGATCAGCTGCGCCTTTTGGCGGGTAGGAATAAATCGTTTGATGCCCTGCATGGCATCACGGGGCGCTTCAGTGATTCTGATAGGTGTAGCTAATTTTTGAGTTTTCTCTGACATCCGCTTTACATTTTTCTCTTTAACAACAAATAGGAGTGGGAGGTTTAAATTTTAAAACCGAAAATAGAAACCCGGTGGGAAATTCCAAAAAACAATAAGACAAGCTCCAAATGAACTTCAATTATCAAAAATCAAAAAGCTACGTTCTGGGGTATTTGTGATTTGGTTTTTGGAGCTTATTTATGATTTGTCCTTTGATTTTTGGAGCTTAATTGCAAGCTATTAAATAAACCGAATAGCCGCTATCAGGCTGCGGGCTGCAATATTGAGGTAATTGTTGAAACGGATAAACGTCTTCATTTGATTTAATGTAATCCACATGTAATCGTCGGGCACTTCCATGGGGAAATCATCGGCAGCCTCGATGATCATGTTGCGGTTTTGTTCCTGATAGAAACGCCCTCCTTCTTCGCTTTGGTGGGTGTTGTACCAAATTTGATCTGGCTTAGCGGTGAGCACTTCTTCGAGAAACTGAACGTCGTATTCGTTATAACCTTTGCGGTAATTGCCGGTGAGACATTGCACCGTGGGCGCCAACTCTACAATGTCGAAGTTGCCGGCTTCGAGCTTGGCCTGCACCAAAAAATGATACACGCCATTTATTTTTTTAATAATAAAAGCAATGATACCTTCCTGCGAAGCCTGTATCAGCGGCTGATCCCACGACTGCACCTCGCGGTTCCCGATTTCGACATTCACACCTATCACCGAAAAATATTTCCTGTCCTGATGGTAGATATCTTCTTTATCGATAATCCATTTTTTGACCTCCTTAAGCGGGATGCGTTCCACCTCCAGATCGTAGAGCGCTTTTTTGCGGGTAATCCACGATATCACCTGTTCGATGTTGTGCAGATGCCGGTCGCGTTCGAGCATCGAAAGCAACAGCCCGGTTTGCCGCGGCTTGCTGCCGGCGCTAAAGTTGAGCGTTTCGTAAAAGTCGAGCACATCGGGCGGATATTCCCCGAAAGGGATTCCCGAAATTACGGTGCGCGTATCCATGTTGATCAGGTTGTCGTGCTGCAGCAGGCTCTTGATCTGACCCAGAGTGAGCCAGCAAAAGTTGTCGTGCATCTCCAGGCTTTCCGTTTCCGGAATTTCTACGATAACGTTGCGGTTGCGCTTTTTCAGAAAACGCGCTCCCTGCTCCGACTGCAACTGGTCGAGCAAAACCGTGACGGGTTTTTCGCCATTAAAATATTCGAGATACAACGGGCGTCTACCGCCGTGCACCTGGCTGTAGTTGCTCCGGGTAGCCTGCAGCGTAGGCGAAAGCTGCACAATGTTGAGGTTGCCCGGCTCTATCTTGGCCTGCATCAGAAAATACAAAATGCCGTTGACCTTTCGGGTGATGATTCCCAAAAAACCAACCTCCGGCTGATTGATGATGGGCTGCTCCCACTCGGGAACCTTGCCCCAGTTGGTGCGCACGCGTATGCCTTCTATCGAGAAAAACCGGCCAGTGTCGTGCACCAGATTTCCAGTGGATTCATCAAAATGCCAGTTGCGCATCTCCGTAAAGGGAATCTTATGGATTTTTACATGCACAGCTTCATTTTTCTCTTTCATCCAATGGATAAACTTTCCCGAAGGCATGAGGTCGTTCTCGGTGGTAAGTGCAGATTTGAGAAAAGCGATATTTTTTTGAGCGGTATCCATAATACTTTTTTTTAAAACTCGTCGGAGTTGATAAAGATATCCTTCGGCGAGGTTTCTTTTTCCTGATTCTGGCAGTCGAGCGAAACGGTTATGGGTATCGATGGCACCTTGAATGGTGTGGGCAGAATATGTAAAGAAGTATCGGCGTAAACTTTTTTCATGTAAATACCCCATACCGGCAACGCCAGTCGCGCCCCCTGCCCCATATCGATGGTGCGAAAATGCACGCTGCGTTCTTCGGCACCCACCCAAACGCCAGTGCTGAGCTGCGGAGTAAGTCCCATAAACCAGCCGTCAGATTGATTTTGGGTAGTTCCTGTTTTGCCGGCTATCTCGTTGTTGAGACCATAGTGATAGCGCAAACGGCGTCCGGTGCCGGTTTCTACCACGCCCTGCATCAGGTTGAGCATCAGGTAAGCCGTTTGCTCGTCCATCGCTTCGTTGCTTTCGGGATGAAACATCTCGACGATGTTGCCATATTTATCTTCGATGTGTGTCATAAAATATGGTGTAATATGGATGCCGTCGTTTACGAAAGTATTCATGGCGCCCACCATTTCGAAGAGGGAGATGTCAGGAGTTCCCAAAGCGATGGCCGGTACGGCCGGGATGTCGGAAGTGATGCCCATTTTGCGCGTCATCTGAATTACCGCCTGTGGCGAGAAGCGCTTCATCAGATAAGCCGACACCCAGTTGATGGAATGCGCCAACGCATATTTCAGGGTCACCATCTCGCCTTCGCTTTCGCTGGAAGAGTTGCGCGGCGACCAATAGGTGCCGTCGGGCAGCTCGATGCTCACCTGAATGTTGGGCACTTCGGTGCAAGGCGAAAACTCGCCACTGGTAGCGCCCTCCTGCATGGCCAGTGTGTAAAGGAAAGGCTTGAAGGTAGAACCCACCTGCCGCTTACTTTGCACCACATGGTCATATTTAAAATAACGATAATCGATGCCGCCCACATAGGCGCGCACCTGTCCGGTAGGCGGGTCGACGGACATGAGGCCGGAGTTGAGAAAAAACTTAAAATAACGGATGCTGTCCATGGGCGAAAGCACTGTATCGATATCGCCCTTCCACGAGAAGACAGTCATGGGAATGGGCGTGGAAAAAGATTCCCGGATAGAATCATCGCTGGCACCCGAGCGTTTTAGTCCGCGGTAACGCTCGCTGCGCCGCATGCTTTGCTGCATTATTTTATCGATCTCGTCGGCTATGTTGTTATCAAAAACAAAGGGTGCATTATTGCGGCCTTTCCAATGGCTGAAAAACTTAGGCTGCACCTCGCCGCCAATGTGTTCTGTTACGGCTTCTTCGGCATATTTTTGCATGCGCGAGTCGATGG
This portion of the Bacteroidales bacterium genome encodes:
- a CDS encoding transglycosylase domain-containing protein; the protein is MNNNKHNDPSMTAGSGDSNSHYNSSTRAGDDPQEHQKIRKYVKILWGILAAIILFVILMFAGFSWGWFGFMPSFDELENPQTFLASEIYSVDSVLLGTYYIENRSRVNYRDISPELIDALIVTEDVRFLKHSGIDVKALGRVFFGAITAQDKGGGSTITQQLAKNLFPRDDNQNIIQLAFRKFKEWVIAVKLERYYSKDEIITMYLDKFDFLNLAVGIKSASRIYFSTTPANLDLLQSATLVGMVKNPSLYNPVRRPDLTLKRRNTVLRQMVKYGYLEQAQADTLFDKPLELQLQRADHNIGTATYFKEYLRGELSRWCATHFKADGAPYDLYRDGLRIYTTIDSRMQKYAEEAVTEHIGGEVQPKFFSHWKGRNNAPFVFDNNIADEIDKIMQQSMRRSERYRGLKRSGASDDSIRESFSTPIPMTVFSWKGDIDTVLSPMDSIRYFKFFLNSGLMSVDPPTGQVRAYVGGIDYRYFKYDHVVQSKRQVGSTFKPFLYTLAMQEGATSGEFSPCTEVPNIQVSIELPDGTYWSPRNSSSESEGEMVTLKYALAHSINWVSAYLMKRFSPQAVIQMTRKMGITSDIPAVPAIALGTPDISLFEMVGAMNTFVNDGIHITPYFMTHIEDKYGNIVEMFHPESNEAMDEQTAYLMLNLMQGVVETGTGRRLRYHYGLNNEIAGKTGTTQNQSDGWFMGLTPQLSTGVWVGAEERSVHFRTIDMGQGARLALPVWGIYMKKVYADTSLHILPTPFKVPSIPITVSLDCQNQEKETSPKDIFINSDEF
- a CDS encoding NDP-hexose 2,3-dehydratase family protein, whose translation is MDTAQKNIAFLKSALTTENDLMPSGKFIHWMKEKNEAVHVKIHKIPFTEMRNWHFDESTGNLVHDTGRFFSIEGIRVRTNWGKVPEWEQPIINQPEVGFLGIITRKVNGILYFLMQAKIEPGNLNIVQLSPTLQATRSNYSQVHGGRRPLYLEYFNGEKPVTVLLDQLQSEQGARFLKKRNRNVIVEIPETESLEMHDNFCWLTLGQIKSLLQHDNLINMDTRTVISGIPFGEYPPDVLDFYETLNFSAGSKPRQTGLLLSMLERDRHLHNIEQVISWITRKKALYDLEVERIPLKEVKKWIIDKEDIYHQDRKYFSVIGVNVEIGNREVQSWDQPLIQASQEGIIAFIIKKINGVYHFLVQAKLEAGNFDIVELAPTVQCLTGNYRKGYNEYDVQFLEEVLTAKPDQIWYNTHQSEEGGRFYQEQNRNMIIEAADDFPMEVPDDYMWITLNQMKTFIRFNNYLNIAARSLIAAIRFI
- a CDS encoding HD domain-containing protein yields the protein MYQDFDPIKILQKYAPPDTLVYNILIAHSTAVRDLALKIAAKNKHLAPDTELLALAAMLHDIGIIQTSAPDIGCFGDHPYICHGYLGREILEREGLPEEVALFAERHTGTGIPREEIIRLNLPLPHRDMMPVTVEEKILCYADKFFSKSGSNLTKPKKLNKIYENLSKYGEDNLRRFDAMIGMFGMYYVHGEVSGER
- a CDS encoding type II toxin-antitoxin system RelE/ParE family toxin, which codes for MNYSFPVIWSEEAVRNLEETLDYLVNRWTQREVNNFKTKLSRQLNLISQNPKLFPVSGIQPRLRKAVLSSQTTIFYEFKNDSVYIVYLFNNAKNPDKIK
- a CDS encoding type II toxin-antitoxin system RelE/ParE family toxin, translated to MKIKITPIFRDRLSAQVEFIAKDKPTAARNFKTDILNCIKEIPKSPYAYRRSIFFNRADVRDMIFKGYIVVFKVDESNQIIEIFGFCKWQENPSK
- a CDS encoding DUF2779 domain-containing protein, whose protein sequence is MKNPRYLTKSRFKLALDCETKLFYTNKKEYPDERIDDAFLEALAEGGFQVGELAKMYHPGGIEIPYGSYDDMVNETLRLLNQEKVIIYEATIKFQNLLIRVDVLVKDGNTIDLIEVKAKSFEGNDSFDLLGKNGALASGWKPYVYDVAFQKLVMTKAFPHFKIRSYLCLANKKSEATVEGLNQNFLLVKNNGRTGCVCKAGLTKADLGAEILINVDVDEILASIYNQNDFSPTRVRSFEEWVFYLADHYARDEKIKPIIAGKCKGCEFRCSAEEEKSGSKNGFKECWKESFRLADSDFDKPAMLDIWNFRRKDKMIAGGKIFMKDVTEDDLSDRPYSGNGMSPKERQWQQIQKAVNNDQAPEIDAAGLKAEMKTWKYPLHFIDFETTAVAIPFHKGMRPYEGVAFQYSHHIAYADGRIDHAGEYLNTKKGTFPNFEFVRHLKAELEQDEGTIFRYHNHENTYLNMIHRQLSDADIDEVKDKVELMEWIKTITHSTKSSAESWTGARDMVDLFQMVKRYYYDPRMGGSISLKAVLPAVLNSSNYLKNKYSQPIYGAVGGMKSLNFTDQIWIKMDDDGKAISPYKQLPPIYEAVDMEDIERLINGDHLADGGAAMTAYSRMQFTEMSDLESQEVQKALLKYCELDTLAMVMIWEYWKKEITALARN